A genomic region of Arachis hypogaea cultivar Tifrunner chromosome 5, arahy.Tifrunner.gnm2.J5K5, whole genome shotgun sequence contains the following coding sequences:
- the LOC112802844 gene encoding transcription factor MYB17-like: MGKTPCCDKHGVRRGAWTPEEDEALIEYIKKHGHGSWRTVPKQAGLLRCGKSCRLRWINYLRPDIKRGPFTTEEEGTIIQLHGMLGNRWAAIASHLPGRTDNEIKNFWNTQLKKRLPRSSFVPDHNNVKSESPSTRHMVQWESARVEAEARLSMESSLHNSFSASESYQDHFLQLWHSEVGQSFRVIKAKEEGAVVTQNLVSQASLSSSKLESSSEVSLKLKNTESSFFADITHEQQKSSSKAKLEDGGTAESSLGYYEFLDTSDSSINHLLDVPDGEVLFLGQNDNFLNTLDGRCE; encoded by the exons ATGGGGAAAACACCATGCTGTGATAAACATGGAGTGAGAAGAGGTGCTTGGACTCCTGAAGAAGATGAAGCATTGATTGAATACATTAAGAAACATGGCCATGGAAGTTGGAGAACAGTTCCAAAGCAAGCAG GTCTCCTGAGATGTGGCAAAAGCTGTCGTCTAAGGTGGATAAATTACCTTCGCCCTGACATAAAACGTGGTCCATTTACAACTGAAGAAGAGGGTACAATTATTCAGCTTCATGGCATGCTTGGAAACAG GTGGGCTGCTATAGCATCCCATCTTCCAGGAAGAACAGATAATGAAATCAAGAACTTTTGGAACACGCAACTGAAGAAGCGCCTGCCTCGATCCTCCTTCGTGCCTGATCATAACAATGTTAAATCTGAATCTCCTTCTACACGCCATATGGTGCAATGGGAAAGTGCAAGAGTTGAAGCTGAGGCAAGGTTGTCAATGGAATCCTCATTGCATAATTCATTCTCAGCAAGTGAATCATACCAGGATCACTTTCTCCAACTCTGGCATTCTGAGGTTGGACAGTCTTTTCGCGTGATCAAGGCGAAAGAAGAAGGAGCAGTGGTGACTCAGAACCTTGTGTCACAAGCATCATTATCTTCGTCCAAATTGGAGTCGAGTTCTGAAGTCTCATTGAAGTTGAAGAACACAGAAAGCAGTTTCTTTGCTGACATTACACATGAACAACAAAAAAGTAGCTCTAAGGCAAAGCTTGAAGATGGTGGCACGGCCGAGTCGAGTTTAGGCTATTATGAATTTCTTGATACTtctgattcttcaataaatcatcTGCTAGATGTGCCTGATGGGGAAGTGTTGTTCTTAGGACAGAATGACAATTTCCTCAATACC